One Gossypium raimondii isolate GPD5lz chromosome 3, ASM2569854v1, whole genome shotgun sequence genomic window carries:
- the LOC128039980 gene encoding uncharacterized protein LOC128039980: MFRRLFWTFDPCVRAFPYCKPLVQVDGTWLYGKYKQILLIVVAQDGNENVLSITFAIVETENSKSWAYFIQNLRRHVVRQDNICIISDRSKGLVADIRQSEVPWRPVYCIRHIAVNFHNQYKNKDWRKRIVNMGYELEAHCFRHKLARLDTDMAGSNLSLRQWLGSIEPWQWDQYFDEGYWYSQMTTNLVEAINSVLRRTRHLPISAVFSATFYWLAILMPKMGLKQAKQLEAGHVYVEKIRDAMKENAQRARSMNAELYSQNLETFRVTEYTGRRSGILPRFYRVDL; this comes from the exons ATGTTTCGTCGACTGTTCTGGACTTTCGATCCATGTGTTAGAGCCTTTCCCTACTGCAAACCACTAGTGCAAGTTGATGGAACATGGCTTTATGGAAAATACAAGCAAATACTTCTGATTGTGGTTGCACAAGACGGTAACGAAAATGTACTATCGATCACTTTTGCCATCGTAGAGACTGAGAACTCTAAATCGTGGGCGTATTTCATTCAGAACTTACGGAGACATGTTGTCAGGCAAGACAACATTTGCATTATCTCCGACAGATCGAAGGGTCTTGTTGCTGATATTCGACAATCTGAGGTTCCATGGAGGCCCGTCTATTGTATTCGTCACATCGCTGTCAACTTCCACAATCAGTACAAGAATAAAGACTGGCGCAAACGAATTGTGAACATGG GATACGAGCTGGAAGCACACTGTTTCAGACATAAGTTGGCGAGGTTAGATACTGATATGGCGGGGTCCAATCTTTCTCTCAGACAGTGGTTAGGTAGCATAGAGCCGTGGCAATGGGATCAATATTTTGACGAGGGGTACTGGTATAGTCAAATGACAACTAACCTCGTTGAGGCCATTAACTCCGTCTTGAGGCGTACGCGTCACTTGCCAATTTCAGCGGTTTTTTCAGCCACATTTTATTGGCTAGCAATCTTAATGCCAAAAATGGGGTTGAAACAAGCAAAACAGTTAGAGGCAGGACACGTGTACGTCGAAAAaattagggatgccatgaaagAAAACGCTCAAAGGGCTAGGTCGATGAATGCAGAACTATATTCCCAAAATTTGGAAACTTTTCGAGTGACAGAGTATACCGGTCGTCGGTCGGGGATCTTGCCACGGTTTTACAGAGTTGATCTTTGA
- the LOC105794703 gene encoding non-functional NADPH-dependent codeinone reductase 2 isoform X2: protein MGSTSFGIPDHRFGSNGEKMPILGFGTAVLPPVGAEATKMAILQSIKLGYRHFDTAAKYGSEQPLGEAIQEALSIGLIQSRDELFITTKLWCGDAHGDLVVPALKRSLQNLKLEYLDLFLIHWPVSCKPGTYEFPIKEENFLPMDFNSVWAAMEECQRLNLTKSIGVSNFSCKKLTDILAIANIPPAVNQKKLREFCRANGIFLTAYSPLGANGTFWGSDRVLECEVLKEIAKAKGKTAAQVSLRWIYEQGVGVIVKSFNGERMKQNLGIFDWSLDEDELKKIDELPQSRGVTGVAYTSKYGPFRTVEDIWDGEM from the exons ATGGGGTCAACATCTTTCGGTATTCCAGACCATAGGTTTGGTTCCAATGGCGAGAAAATGCCAATTTTAGGGTTCGGAACGGCAGTCTTGCCACCCGTAGGAGCTGAAGCTACAAAAATGGCAATTCTCCAATCaatcaaacttggttataggcaTTTTGATACGGCTGCCAAGTACGGGTCAGAGCAGCCATTGGGTGAAGCAATTCAAGAAGCACTTTCGATTGGATTAATCCAATCCCGAGACGAGCTCTTCATCACTACTAAGCTATGGTGCGGCGATGCTCATGGAGACCTTGTTGTCCCTGCCCTCAAGAGAAGCTTACA AAATCTCAAGTTGGAGTACCTGGATCTCTTTCTGATTCACTGGCCTGTCAGCTGTAAACCCGGGACTTATGAATTCCCAATAAAGGAGGAAAACTTCCTTCCTATGGATTTCAATTCTGTATGGGCAGCCATGGAAGAATGTCAGCGGCTTAACCTCACAAAATCCATTGGTGTCAGCAATTTTTCCTGCAAAAAGCTGACTGACATCCTCGCCATAGCAAACATCCCTCCCGCTGTTAACCAG AAGAAGCTAAGAGAGTTTTGCCGAGCTAATGGGATCTTTTTGACTGCTTACTCCCCATTGGGAGCCAATGGAACCTTTTGGGGCAGCGATAGAGTGTTGGAGTGTGAGGTGCTTAAAGAAATTGCCAAGGCCAAAGGGAAAACTGCTGCTCAG GTATCTCTGAGATGGATATATGAACAAGGAGTTGGCGTCATTGTGAAGAGTTTCAACGGTGAGAGAATGAAGCAAAACCTTGGGATATTTGACTGGTCTCTGGATGAGGATGAGTTGAAAAAGATCGATGAGCTCCCACAAAGCAGAGGTGTCACTGGAGTGGCTTATACCTCCAAATATGGACCCTTTAGAACAGTTGAGGATATTTGGGATGGGGAAATGTAA
- the LOC105794703 gene encoding non-functional NADPH-dependent codeinone reductase 2 isoform X1, protein MGSTSFGIPDHRFGSNGEKMPILGFGTAVLPPVGAEATKMAILQSIKLGYRHFDTAAKYGSEQPLGEAIQEALSIGLIQSRDELFITTKLWCGDAHGDLVVPALKRSLQNLKLEYLDLFLIHWPVSCKPGTYEFPIKEENFLPMDFNSVWAAMEECQRLNLTKSIGVSNFSCKKLTDILAIANIPPAVNQVEMNPMWQQKKLREFCRANGIFLTAYSPLGANGTFWGSDRVLECEVLKEIAKAKGKTAAQVSLRWIYEQGVGVIVKSFNGERMKQNLGIFDWSLDEDELKKIDELPQSRGVTGVAYTSKYGPFRTVEDIWDGEM, encoded by the exons ATGGGGTCAACATCTTTCGGTATTCCAGACCATAGGTTTGGTTCCAATGGCGAGAAAATGCCAATTTTAGGGTTCGGAACGGCAGTCTTGCCACCCGTAGGAGCTGAAGCTACAAAAATGGCAATTCTCCAATCaatcaaacttggttataggcaTTTTGATACGGCTGCCAAGTACGGGTCAGAGCAGCCATTGGGTGAAGCAATTCAAGAAGCACTTTCGATTGGATTAATCCAATCCCGAGACGAGCTCTTCATCACTACTAAGCTATGGTGCGGCGATGCTCATGGAGACCTTGTTGTCCCTGCCCTCAAGAGAAGCTTACA AAATCTCAAGTTGGAGTACCTGGATCTCTTTCTGATTCACTGGCCTGTCAGCTGTAAACCCGGGACTTATGAATTCCCAATAAAGGAGGAAAACTTCCTTCCTATGGATTTCAATTCTGTATGGGCAGCCATGGAAGAATGTCAGCGGCTTAACCTCACAAAATCCATTGGTGTCAGCAATTTTTCCTGCAAAAAGCTGACTGACATCCTCGCCATAGCAAACATCCCTCCCGCTGTTAACCAG GTGGAAATGAACCCAATGTGGCAACAGAAGAAGCTAAGAGAGTTTTGCCGAGCTAATGGGATCTTTTTGACTGCTTACTCCCCATTGGGAGCCAATGGAACCTTTTGGGGCAGCGATAGAGTGTTGGAGTGTGAGGTGCTTAAAGAAATTGCCAAGGCCAAAGGGAAAACTGCTGCTCAG GTATCTCTGAGATGGATATATGAACAAGGAGTTGGCGTCATTGTGAAGAGTTTCAACGGTGAGAGAATGAAGCAAAACCTTGGGATATTTGACTGGTCTCTGGATGAGGATGAGTTGAAAAAGATCGATGAGCTCCCACAAAGCAGAGGTGTCACTGGAGTGGCTTATACCTCCAAATATGGACCCTTTAGAACAGTTGAGGATATTTGGGATGGGGAAATGTAA